From Streptomyces sp. HUAS MG91, the proteins below share one genomic window:
- a CDS encoding cytosine permease, whose translation MNSQHSALDPAAAQPDTAALDDEYEHSPVPADRRKSLWTVSAVWFGFPMILTNAVPGGVVVAMLGFWRGMAAIAAANLVMIVYVGILSHRAGSTGESFSLQATRTFGRAGYIVAAAFLATIVVGWFAFNTGATGATLHQAFGWHERLVAVLAGLGFIALTYLGIKALSWLGAVAAPLFVVAGVTALVIVAGDHDLGAVFSYEGVGGASTLTFGAAVSTIMATFADSGTMTADFTRWSKNGRQAVLATISAFPVASVVAQVTGGLVVAAGAIAAPAVTGGDFLPILTGEHSGVLNVLAAVFVFVNLGSVCSHCLYNGALGWSHLTGRTMRLMTIVLGLVGTAAALAGVWDHFLDWLVILSVFVPPLGGVLIADQFFARGGRAAMDRRATVAVRPTAFGAWAIGAGAAAVAHWSAPQLSDAVTGLVVAVLAYAVLERCVPAPTP comes from the coding sequence ATGAACTCACAGCACTCCGCCCTGGACCCCGCCGCCGCACAGCCGGACACCGCGGCCCTCGACGACGAGTACGAGCACAGCCCGGTCCCGGCCGACCGGCGCAAGTCGTTGTGGACGGTCTCGGCCGTCTGGTTCGGATTCCCGATGATCCTGACCAACGCCGTTCCCGGCGGTGTGGTCGTCGCCATGCTGGGCTTCTGGCGCGGGATGGCCGCCATCGCGGCGGCCAACCTCGTCATGATCGTCTACGTGGGGATCCTCAGCCACCGCGCGGGCTCCACCGGCGAGAGCTTCTCGCTCCAGGCCACGCGCACCTTCGGCCGCGCCGGATACATCGTGGCCGCCGCGTTCCTCGCCACCATCGTGGTCGGCTGGTTCGCGTTCAACACCGGGGCCACCGGCGCCACGCTGCACCAGGCGTTCGGCTGGCACGAGCGACTGGTCGCCGTCCTCGCCGGGCTGGGCTTCATAGCCCTGACCTACCTCGGCATCAAGGCACTGTCCTGGCTGGGCGCGGTCGCGGCCCCGCTCTTCGTCGTCGCGGGCGTGACCGCCCTGGTGATCGTGGCCGGCGACCACGATCTCGGGGCCGTCTTCTCGTACGAGGGCGTGGGCGGCGCCTCCACCCTCACCTTCGGCGCCGCCGTCTCGACGATCATGGCGACGTTCGCCGACTCCGGCACGATGACCGCCGACTTCACCCGCTGGTCGAAGAACGGCCGGCAGGCCGTCCTCGCCACCATCAGCGCGTTCCCGGTCGCCAGCGTCGTCGCGCAGGTCACCGGCGGTCTGGTGGTCGCGGCGGGCGCGATCGCCGCCCCGGCCGTCACCGGCGGCGACTTCCTGCCGATCCTGACCGGCGAACACTCGGGCGTGCTCAACGTGCTGGCCGCGGTCTTCGTCTTCGTCAACCTCGGCTCGGTGTGCAGCCACTGCCTCTACAACGGGGCGCTCGGCTGGTCCCATCTGACCGGCCGGACGATGCGGCTGATGACGATCGTCCTGGGCCTGGTCGGCACGGCGGCCGCGCTCGCGGGCGTCTGGGACCACTTCCTCGACTGGCTCGTGATCCTCAGCGTCTTCGTGCCGCCGCTGGGCGGGGTCCTGATCGCCGACCAGTTCTTCGCCCGCGGCGGCCGCGCCGCGATGGACCGCCGCGCCACCGTGGCCGTGCGGCCCACCGCGTTCGGGGCCTGGGCGATCGGCGCGGGCGCCGCGGCCGTCGCCCACTGGTCGGCACCACAGCTCTCCGACGCCGTCACCGGCCTCGTCGTCGCCGTCCTCGCGTACGCCGTGCTCGAACGGTGCGTGCCCGCGCCCACGCCCTAG
- a CDS encoding DUF6479 family protein produces the protein MHTLAASGSASWIFTVVGVLIVIGLLVLLWTSRRRLARRPNPPQTPQPRQDSWQEPDEAQRDDH, from the coding sequence ATGCACACCTTGGCTGCCTCGGGCAGCGCCTCCTGGATCTTCACCGTCGTCGGCGTCCTGATCGTGATCGGCCTGCTCGTCCTGTTGTGGACGAGCAGGCGCCGCCTGGCCCGGCGTCCGAACCCGCCGCAGACGCCGCAGCCGCGGCAGGACTCCTGGCAGGAACCGGACGAGGCGCAGCGGGACGATCACTGA
- a CDS encoding AAA family ATPase has protein sequence MNASTSDAGFVGRDALLTEAGALLAEGRHLTLSGLPGVGKSRFARTLAARPGARDGAHVIDLAPLRKAALLPYAIAAAVGLDVSDGRPVRDGVLSHLAGREVLLVLDNAEHLADACRILVPELLWRCPGVRVLVTSRVPLRTAAERLLVVGPLSEEAAMELFLDRARAAAPGRVGTPLHEVLARSLCRRLDLLPLALELAAAKLGSLSLGELEHALDVGDDLGPPDCDPDRHPAHHHSLSTVLGRSHELCTPAQRLLWARLSVFIGVFTAEDARVVCGDRLLPDVTRELGALAEGSLLHGRAGSFWLPVTVRTYGMRLLVALGESARQQARYRAWRGRGRS, from the coding sequence ATGAACGCCAGCACCTCGGACGCGGGGTTCGTGGGGCGCGACGCGCTCCTGACGGAAGCCGGTGCGCTGCTCGCCGAGGGCCGCCATCTCACCCTCAGCGGACTGCCCGGCGTCGGGAAGTCCCGGTTCGCCCGGACGCTCGCCGCGCGTCCGGGCGCGCGGGACGGTGCGCATGTCATCGATCTCGCCCCGCTGCGCAAGGCGGCCCTGCTGCCGTACGCGATCGCCGCGGCCGTCGGCCTCGACGTCTCCGACGGCCGTCCGGTGCGCGACGGTGTGCTGTCCCATCTCGCCGGTCGGGAGGTGCTGCTGGTCCTCGACAACGCCGAGCACCTGGCCGACGCCTGCCGGATCCTCGTCCCGGAACTGCTGTGGCGGTGTCCCGGGGTGCGGGTCCTCGTGACCAGCCGGGTGCCGCTGCGGACGGCGGCGGAGCGGCTGCTCGTCGTGGGGCCACTGAGCGAGGAGGCGGCCATGGAGCTGTTCCTGGACCGGGCGCGGGCGGCGGCGCCCGGCCGGGTCGGCACCCCGCTCCACGAGGTGCTCGCGCGCAGCCTGTGCCGGCGCCTCGACCTGCTGCCGCTCGCCCTGGAGCTCGCCGCGGCCAAGCTGGGCTCGCTGAGCCTGGGCGAGCTGGAGCACGCCCTGGACGTCGGGGACGATCTCGGGCCCCCGGACTGCGATCCGGACCGGCACCCCGCGCACCACCACTCGCTGAGCACCGTGCTGGGCCGCAGCCACGAACTGTGCACGCCCGCGCAGCGGTTGCTGTGGGCCCGCCTCTCCGTCTTCATCGGCGTCTTCACCGCCGAGGACGCCCGGGTGGTCTGCGGCGACCGGCTGCTGCCGGACGTCACACGGGAACTCGGCGCCCTCGCGGAGGGGTCCCTGCTGCACGGCCGGGCGGGTTCGTTCTGGCTTCCGGTGACCGTACGCACGTACGGAATGCGGCTACTCGTCGCGCTCGGGGAGAGCGCGCGGCAGCAGGCGCGGTACCGGGCCTGGCGCGGCCGGGGCCGGTCCTGA
- the manD gene encoding D-mannonate dehydratase ManD, translating to MSTPAPGVARDAATRIASAEVLVASPGRNFVTLRLRTEDGVEGLGDATVNGRELAVASYLGDHVTPLLIGRDAHAIEDTWQYLYRGAYWRRGPVTMAAIAAVDTALWDIKAKLAGLPLYQLLGGRSRRGCLAYGHASGADLEELFDSIRDHLDQGFRAIRVQSGIPGLGSVYGVASSANAAVGETGATSRYDHEPARRAIRPVEEEWDTRAYLRHAPKVFEAVRAEFGPELPLLHDAHHRLTPIQAARLGKDLEPYDLFWLEDVTPAENTAMLRRVREHTTTPLAIGEVFNTIWDYRELFEEQLIDYVRSPVTHAGGITALRRILDYAAVYQIKSGVHGPTDISPVGLAAALHLGIAIPNFGIQEYMKHSRATDEVFRPAYRFTDGLLTPGEEPGLGVGYDDETARAHPYAPAYLPVNRLQLDGSLHDW from the coding sequence GTGTCCACCCCAGCCCCCGGCGTCGCCCGCGACGCCGCCACCCGCATCGCCTCCGCCGAGGTGCTCGTCGCCTCGCCCGGCCGCAACTTCGTGACGCTGCGCCTGCGTACCGAGGACGGCGTCGAAGGACTCGGCGACGCGACCGTCAACGGCCGTGAACTGGCCGTCGCCTCCTACCTCGGCGACCACGTCACCCCGCTGCTCATCGGGCGCGACGCCCACGCGATCGAGGACACCTGGCAGTACCTCTACCGGGGCGCGTACTGGCGGCGCGGTCCCGTCACCATGGCGGCGATCGCGGCGGTCGACACGGCGCTGTGGGACATCAAGGCCAAGCTGGCGGGCCTGCCCCTCTACCAGTTGCTCGGCGGTCGCAGCCGGCGCGGCTGCCTGGCCTACGGGCACGCCAGCGGCGCCGACCTGGAGGAACTGTTCGACTCCATACGCGACCACCTCGACCAGGGTTTCCGCGCCATCCGCGTCCAGAGCGGCATCCCGGGACTCGGCTCCGTCTACGGCGTCGCCTCCAGCGCCAACGCCGCGGTCGGCGAGACCGGCGCCACCTCCCGCTACGACCACGAGCCCGCCCGCCGCGCGATCCGGCCGGTCGAGGAGGAGTGGGACACCCGCGCCTATCTGCGGCACGCCCCGAAGGTGTTCGAGGCGGTCCGCGCCGAGTTCGGCCCCGAACTGCCCCTCCTGCACGACGCCCACCACCGCCTGACCCCCATCCAGGCGGCCCGGCTCGGCAAGGACCTGGAGCCGTACGACCTGTTCTGGCTGGAGGACGTCACCCCGGCGGAGAACACCGCGATGCTGCGCCGCGTCCGCGAGCACACCACGACACCGCTGGCGATCGGCGAGGTCTTCAACACCATCTGGGACTACCGCGAACTCTTCGAGGAACAGCTCATCGACTACGTACGTTCGCCCGTCACCCACGCCGGTGGCATCACCGCGCTGCGGCGGATCCTCGACTACGCGGCCGTCTACCAGATCAAGTCGGGCGTCCACGGCCCCACGGACATCTCCCCGGTCGGCCTCGCGGCCGCCCTGCACCTGGGCATCGCGATCCCCAACTTCGGCATCCAGGAGTACATGAAGCACTCCCGGGCCACCGACGAGGTCTTCCGGCCCGCCTACCGTTTCACCGACGGGCTGCTCACCCCGGGCGAGGAGCCCGGCCTCGGCGTCGGCTACGACGACGAGACGGCGCGGGCCCACCCCTACGCCCCCGCCTACCTCCCCGTGAACCGGCTCCAGCTGGACGGATCCCTGCACGACTGGTGA
- a CDS encoding ATP-binding protein, translating into MSAFDLPDAGRTTCSQARAETSAAVRPLCAAVPWRLARRLSEDAMLVADELVSNALRHGDGMTRFSACVHDRDLVIRVRDRSAALPGDRPHDPTRPGGFGWLMIQHLSRRVSIDRHDDGKTITAVLAGVRPDEGAPARS; encoded by the coding sequence ATGAGCGCTTTCGACTTGCCCGACGCGGGGCGCACGACCTGTTCACAGGCGCGGGCCGAGACCAGCGCGGCCGTCCGGCCGCTGTGCGCGGCGGTTCCGTGGCGGCTGGCACGCCGGCTGTCCGAGGACGCGATGCTGGTGGCCGACGAGCTGGTCTCCAACGCGCTGCGGCACGGGGACGGCATGACCCGCTTCAGCGCCTGTGTGCACGACCGCGATCTGGTGATCCGGGTCCGTGACCGCAGCGCCGCCCTCCCGGGCGACCGGCCCCACGACCCGACGCGGCCCGGCGGCTTCGGCTGGCTGATGATCCAGCACCTGTCCCGGCGCGTCAGCATCGACCGGCACGACGACGGCAAGACCATCACCGCGGTCCTCGCCGGAGTCCGGCCGGACGAAGGGGCGCCCGCCAGGAGTTGA
- a CDS encoding DUF1206 domain-containing protein, with amino-acid sequence MATGSVTSQGVGHARRAANSKAVAMAARAGFVARGVIYVLIGVLALRIAFADGGGKQADRGGALAEIAEKPFGAVLLWVLGIALAGMALWRLSEALFGQAGPDGDKPAKRAVAAGRFVFYGFVSYSVLSFAAGDKSSGSGSGSSDKSSKDITAKALDWPGGQWIVGAVGVGVAVAGVWIAVRAIMRKYHKHLKMSEMSDKTRKGVDFFGVFGGASRGSVFAAAGGFAIAAAVQHKPGKAKGMDDTLRSFTDTPAGPWLLVLISVGLAAFGIFSWVNARWRKV; translated from the coding sequence ATGGCAACTGGATCGGTCACCTCACAAGGTGTCGGGCACGCCCGGCGCGCGGCGAACAGCAAAGCGGTCGCGATGGCGGCCCGCGCGGGCTTCGTCGCCCGCGGGGTCATCTACGTACTGATCGGCGTGCTGGCGCTGCGCATCGCGTTCGCCGACGGCGGCGGGAAACAGGCCGACCGCGGTGGGGCCCTCGCGGAGATAGCGGAGAAGCCGTTCGGCGCGGTCCTGCTGTGGGTACTCGGCATCGCCCTGGCCGGCATGGCCCTGTGGAGGCTGTCCGAGGCGCTGTTCGGGCAGGCGGGCCCGGACGGCGACAAGCCCGCCAAGCGGGCGGTGGCCGCGGGCCGCTTCGTCTTCTACGGGTTCGTCTCCTACTCCGTGCTGTCCTTCGCCGCCGGGGACAAGTCCAGCGGCAGCGGCAGCGGCAGTTCCGACAAGAGCTCGAAGGACATCACCGCGAAGGCGCTCGACTGGCCGGGTGGACAGTGGATCGTGGGTGCTGTCGGTGTGGGTGTCGCGGTCGCGGGTGTCTGGATCGCCGTTCGGGCCATCATGCGCAAGTACCACAAGCATCTGAAGATGTCGGAGATGTCCGACAAGACCCGCAAGGGTGTCGATTTCTTCGGAGTGTTCGGCGGCGCCTCCCGCGGCAGCGTCTTCGCCGCCGCGGGCGGCTTCGCCATCGCCGCGGCCGTCCAGCACAAGCCGGGGAAGGCCAAGGGCATGGACGACACCCTGCGCTCCTTCACCGACACCCCGGCCGGGCCCTGGCTGCTCGTGCTCATCTCCGTCGGCCTCGCCGCCTTCGGGATCTTCTCCTGGGTGAACGCCCGCTGGCGCAAGGTCTGA
- a CDS encoding sialidase family protein, whose amino-acid sequence MTSRPRIFPRAATDRPATAGPSLLVALLLGLLIALVAPPTTAAHAATGTPLRDGTGLYPRAVRLEHSGAANGRVLASVVTFSGNDGLGAIHESTDGGRTFTQVGTVGDPEAAGGQGLCCSTLFELPRAVGSLPAGTLLWASSTGQDESGRRMAIRVFRSDDVGRTWSHLSTVATAANDKGLWEPEFSVDADGNLVCHYSDETDGVHSQKLVAARTSDGVTWTGHHDTVASTLASDRPGMAVVRRLGDGSYFMSYEICAASGQYVCVVHYRTSSDGWNWGDPAHLGFRPETPDGKYFKHAPTVAWSPLAGSASGRLFLVGQVMYDAGGSRATGSGSTVWVNDAGGSGTWREIQAPVSVASTTVDYCPNYSSALLPSADGGSLLEIATDYDGTVCKPYFASAAVPG is encoded by the coding sequence ATGACGTCCCGGCCACGCATCTTCCCCCGCGCAGCGACGGACCGGCCCGCCACGGCCGGTCCGTCGCTGCTCGTCGCGCTCCTGCTCGGGCTGCTGATCGCCCTGGTGGCGCCGCCGACGACGGCCGCGCACGCCGCGACCGGCACACCGCTGCGCGACGGGACCGGTCTGTACCCGCGGGCCGTGCGCCTGGAGCACAGCGGCGCGGCGAACGGGCGCGTCCTCGCCTCCGTGGTCACGTTCTCCGGCAACGACGGTCTCGGCGCGATCCACGAGAGCACCGACGGCGGGCGGACGTTCACCCAGGTCGGCACGGTCGGTGACCCGGAGGCGGCCGGCGGCCAGGGCCTGTGCTGCTCCACCCTCTTCGAACTCCCGCGCGCCGTGGGCTCCCTGCCGGCCGGCACGCTGCTCTGGGCGTCCTCGACCGGCCAGGACGAGTCGGGCCGCCGGATGGCGATCCGGGTCTTCCGCAGCGACGACGTCGGCCGCACCTGGAGCCATCTGTCCACCGTCGCCACGGCCGCGAACGACAAGGGCCTGTGGGAGCCGGAGTTCTCCGTCGACGCCGACGGCAACCTCGTGTGCCACTACTCCGACGAGACCGACGGGGTGCACAGCCAGAAACTGGTGGCGGCCCGCACCTCCGACGGCGTCACCTGGACCGGCCACCACGACACCGTCGCGAGCACCCTCGCCTCGGACCGGCCCGGCATGGCCGTGGTGCGGCGACTCGGCGATGGCTCGTACTTCATGTCGTACGAGATCTGCGCGGCGAGCGGGCAGTACGTGTGCGTCGTGCACTACCGCACCTCGTCCGACGGCTGGAACTGGGGCGACCCGGCCCACCTCGGCTTCCGCCCCGAGACCCCGGACGGCAAGTACTTCAAGCACGCCCCGACCGTCGCCTGGTCCCCGCTGGCGGGCAGCGCGAGCGGCCGGCTCTTCCTCGTCGGACAGGTGATGTACGACGCCGGCGGATCCCGCGCCACGGGCAGCGGCAGCACCGTCTGGGTCAACGACGCGGGCGGCTCGGGGACCTGGCGGGAGATCCAGGCTCCGGTGTCGGTGGCGTCCACGACCGTCGACTACTGCCCCAACTACAGCTCCGCGCTGCTGCCTTCGGCCGACGGCGGCAGTCTGCTGGAGATCGCCACCGACTACGACGGGACGGTGTGCAAGCCGTACTTCGCGTCGGCCGCCGTGCCGGGCTGA
- a CDS encoding phospholipase D-like domain-containing protein, producing MRRRLERLIGIAATEGNALTPLRNGDEIFPAMLDAVRGARHTIDMMTFVYWRGEIARDFAHALADRARAGIRVRLLLDGFGSRTIEDDLLTLMDEAGVQVAWFRKPLHLSPFKQNHRCHRKVLVVDETTAFTGGVGIAEEWCGDARDPSEWRDTHVRVSGPAVDGICAAFAQNWAECHDELFDEHDRFVDHEPRGDAIVQVVRGSASIGWQDMQTLLRVVIESAQTRLRLATAYFSPDVYFVDLLCEAARRGVQVELLVPGPHTDKQVSRIAGRHHYARLLECGVVVREYQRTMLHCKVVTVDGIASLVGSTNLNRRSLDHDEEVMLAVLDETFTASLDADYEKDVSHSMRVQPDRWADRPVAFRAAEKATRAIQHFL from the coding sequence CTGCGGCGGCGCCTGGAACGCCTCATCGGCATCGCCGCCACCGAGGGCAACGCGCTGACGCCGCTGCGCAACGGTGACGAGATCTTCCCCGCCATGCTGGACGCCGTGCGCGGCGCGCGGCACACCATCGACATGATGACCTTCGTGTACTGGCGGGGCGAGATAGCCCGCGACTTCGCGCACGCCCTCGCCGACCGGGCCCGCGCCGGGATCCGGGTGCGGCTGCTGCTCGACGGCTTCGGCAGCCGAACCATCGAGGACGACCTGCTCACCCTCATGGACGAGGCCGGGGTGCAGGTCGCCTGGTTCCGCAAGCCGCTGCACCTCTCCCCCTTCAAGCAGAACCATCGCTGCCACCGCAAGGTCCTGGTCGTCGACGAGACGACGGCGTTCACCGGCGGCGTCGGCATCGCCGAGGAGTGGTGCGGCGACGCGCGCGACCCGAGCGAGTGGCGCGACACCCATGTACGGGTCAGCGGCCCGGCGGTCGACGGGATCTGCGCGGCCTTCGCCCAGAACTGGGCCGAGTGCCACGACGAGCTCTTCGACGAGCACGACCGCTTCGTCGACCACGAGCCGCGCGGGGACGCCATCGTCCAGGTCGTGCGCGGCTCGGCGAGCATCGGCTGGCAGGACATGCAGACCCTGCTGCGCGTGGTGATCGAGTCCGCGCAGACCCGGCTGCGCCTGGCCACCGCCTACTTCTCGCCCGACGTCTACTTCGTCGACCTGCTCTGCGAGGCGGCCCGCCGGGGTGTGCAGGTCGAGCTGCTCGTGCCCGGCCCGCACACGGACAAGCAGGTGAGCCGGATCGCCGGCCGCCACCACTACGCGCGGCTCCTGGAGTGCGGGGTCGTCGTGCGCGAGTACCAGCGGACGATGCTGCACTGCAAGGTCGTCACGGTCGACGGGATCGCGTCACTGGTCGGCTCCACCAACCTCAACCGGCGCTCCCTGGACCACGACGAGGAAGTCATGCTCGCCGTCCTGGACGAGACCTTCACCGCGAGCCTCGACGCCGACTACGAGAAGGACGTCTCGCACAGCATGCGCGTCCAGCCCGACCGCTGGGCCGACCGGCCGGTGGCCTTCCGTGCCGCGGAGAAGGCGACCAGGGCCATCCAGCACTTCTTGTGA